The following proteins are co-located in the Melanotaenia boesemani isolate fMelBoe1 chromosome 5, fMelBoe1.pri, whole genome shotgun sequence genome:
- the dennd4c gene encoding DENN domain-containing protein 4C isoform X3 yields the protein MIEDKGHRVTDYFVVAGLTDKSTPLEQDLSEAKSSGPKAPITDLAVINRSAGETVPEGFTCIESTYSGQPANLNHGSLKSPELFLCYKRGRGKPPLIDIGVLYEGKERLIQGCEVIQATPYGRCANINNSSATSQRIFITFRRAQPVQPQNSLAVTDICVIVTNKGETPPHTFCKVDKNLNCGMWGSNVFLCYKKSVSASNSISYKAGLIFRYPEEDYESFPLSESVPLFCLPMGANIECWAPNTRDPLPVFSTFVLTISSGEKVYGSAIQFYEPYSVDLLSEKQKIQLGLLTTVEKKMIPNRPVNTNKCICLLSHWPFFESFRKFLMFIYKLSVSGPHPLPIEKHISHFMHNVSFPSPQRPRILVQLSAHDNLILSQPVCTPLPLSGADYGTLLMNLGSENCATLLHFVLLESKILLHSLRPAVLTGVAEAVVAMIFPFQWQCPYIPLCPLSLAGVLNAPCPFIVGVDSRYFDLYDPPPDVVCVDLDTNTIYLSDEKRHSSWKNLPKKPCKSLINSLSNLHHQLATASIRQTPHEDSALDLTPIEADFTWHKKKMALEMEIQEAFLRFMASILKGYRSYLKPITQAPSEKATAADSLYDLQGFLKSRDRAHQKFYSQLTKTQIFIRFIEECTFVSDKDTGLAFFDDCIEKVEGESSEDTKLLELDESQKSEHTVFVMPPEPPADNGPEPSPRYTYKGFPRLQMSLFDRPKELRPALSSRSAGASLSSSPALLAKRTKQEIKLAYKMAKRFYSNPPLWARCLFSHCYSLWFICLPAAVRLAKSKSRAMQQAYNVLLRMRAAEVEILDEVCYRVVMQLCGVWGLPVMAVRVLVEMKKAGVHPNAITYGYYNKAVLESPWPSRNRSGLFMWTKLRNVLRGVTQFKRTQNRTSSKKGSTLTSTDTLVDGSAVTDVDSLSHGSADSSNDVNGEEHNLFAPRHDMGDTADSHCSTGRQSDQGYGSKDELHQELADPSGVLVAEQRNNAKAQHNGGDIAGSVDSAVAVVEPLSPVDGPSPVPSIVKLSTGSFDSGREKGAGKLFRRHSKNDSMSLSDEDTSLPSGEAAKPSQQQRQKAFSERSCSFSAETRAGMRLEKGVDHMASQMGADARILAAALSGSQSPPPCSVSKSLFEDLEEEPEDKGVSLKLPDERKEDKELKGAEVKKEKQERKHTETNEDESGMRGATLERADVEVGADPLSLLVSESEESASVNSQEPPRAVPAVVSRNLAEEIEMYMSLQSPMGPKSSSMELQQSQGDSTDSPQPKQPLERRSSLPVPPVKTPTSSPVDKPKRSPSTVTRSKTFAAKTKTAVSTTAGPTSRSSSLTALVKSSQGGSLGSVINTISGIKMDTLLSGPKIDVLKSGMKQAANVASKVWGAVASAYVYSDDEDEQTQGASGFPARLDEHILSAHDLDDSPERRGIPCLGANGLNHSSTSLGSSSGSSDTGRGTQQTHPTPGRSGRGPDSEQSSSHHASSSSIYQNCALEVLMSSCSQCRSCEALVYDEEIMAGWTADDSNLNTNCPFCRTAFLPLMHIEFHDLRAMPGFYINPSASGDSIHSSSAHPTASSSADTKAQDLISFAEEEPKENPDNRPGAHKSLIPEPVQSDPLGLLEHQAPGKQQKCSGTSLTRSNSVGGPLQSLDHTQRPGHGVSTTSLPCSLQEVSDGIGTKRPNPKPVSVPYLSPLVLRKELETLLENEGDQVIYTHKFLSQHPIIFWNLVWYFRRLDLPTHLPGLILASEHCNNGVQLPLTTLSQDSKQVFVQLLWDNINLHQEPGEPLYLLWRAFLEKKGTLAPTDHQEIRTLLNTIVRNIQTNDVYGPINLLNREIKRRPDGVKRQRSIYREILFLSLVALGRENIDIEAFDREYLQAYDELNTESLHRIDRPPSASVQWCLKCFGAPVI from the exons GGTGCTGTATGAGGGTAAGGAGCGCCTAATCCAGGGCTGCGAGGTCATCCAGGCCACGCCGTATGGCCGCTGCGCCAACATCAACAACAGCTCTGCAACCTCACAGCGCATCTTCATCACTTTCCGCCGAGCACAACCTGTCCAGCCTCAGAATTCCCTGGCGGTGACAGATATTTGTGTAATTGTCACCAACAAGGGCGAAACACCACCACATACCTTTTGTAAAGTGGATAAAAACCTCAACTGTGGCATG TGGGGCTCCAATGTGTTCCTGTGTTACAAGAAATCTGTATCGGCTTCAAATTCCATCAGTTACAAAGCTG GTTTAATCTTCCGTTATCCAGAAGAAGACTATGAGTCTTTCCCTCTGTCAGAGTCTGTTCCCCTGTTCTGTTTACCCATGGGTGCCAATATTGAGTGCTGGGCACCAAACACTCGTGACCCCCTACCAGTGTTCTCCACATTTGTCTTAACCATCTCTTCTGGTGAAAAG GTGTATGGATCGGCTATTCAGTTCTACGAGCCGTACTCTGTGGATCTTCTGAGTGAGAAGCAGAAGATCCAGCTGGGTCTGCTTACTACAGTGGAAAAGAAGATGATCCCCAACCGGCCTGTGAACACCAATAAGTGTATCTGTCTGCTCTCCCATTGGCCCTTCTTTGAGTCCTTCCGCAAGTTCCTGATGTTCATCTACAAGCTCTCAGTCTCTGGCCCACACCCACTGCCTATCGAGAA GCACATCTCTCACTTCATGCACAACGTGTCATTTCCTTCCCCTCAAAGACCCAGAATCCTGGTTCAG CTCTCGGCACATGACAATTTGATCCTCTCCCAGCCTGTGTGTACACCTTTACCCCTCAG CGGGGCAGACTACGGCACTCTGCTGATGAATCTGGGCTCGGAGAACTGTGCCACACTGCTGCACTTCGTCCTGCTGGAGAGTAAGATCCTGCTGCACTCGCTGCGGCCTGCAGTGCTCACCGGAGTGGCCGAGGCTGTAGTGGCT ATGATCTTCCCCTTCCAGTGGCAGTGTCCCTACATCCCTCTGTGCCCACTCTCTCTCGCTGGTGTCCTCAACGCTCCATGTCCCTTCATAGTGGGTGTAGACTCCCGTTACTTTGACCTGTACGACCCCCCGCCAGATgttgtctgtgtggatctggaCACCAACACGATCTACCT GTCTGATGAGAAGAGacacagcagctggaagaacctCCCAAAGAAGCCTTGCAAGAGTCTTATTAACTCGCTGAGCAACTTGCACCACCAGCTGGCCACTG cttcAATACGTCAAACACCACATGAAGACTCTGCTCTCGACCTGACCCCTATTGAGGCAGACTTCACATggcacaagaaaaaaatggcccTGGAAATGGAAATCCAAGAGGCCTTCCTTCGTTTCATGGCGTCCATCCTGAAAGGCTACCGTTCCTACCTCAAACCAATCACCCAGGCTCCCTCAGAAAaggccacagctgcagactcccTTTATGACCTGCAAG GTTTTCTCAAAAGCAGAGATCGTGCCCATCAGAAATTCTACTCCCAGCTCACCAAGACTCAGATATTCATCCGCTTCATTGAGGAGTGCACGTTTGTCAGCGACAAGGATACCGGCTTGGCCTTTTTTGACGACTGCATTGAGAAG GTTGAAGGAGAGTCATCTGAGGACACAAAACTGCTGGAACTTGACGAGTCTCAGAAAAGTGAACACACCGTCTTTGTAATGCCTCCTGAACCTCCAGCTGACAACGGACCTGAACCTTCTCCTCGATACAC CTATAAAGGCTTCCCGCGGCTCCAGATGAGTCTGTTTGACCGTCCCAAAGAGTTGCGTCCAGCACTTAGCAGCAGATCAGCAGGGGCCAGTCTGTCCAGCAGCCCTGCACTACTGGCTAAAAGAACTAAGCAG GAGATCAAGCTTGCATACAAGATGGCAAAACGTTTCTACTCCAACCCACCGCTGTGGGCCCGCTGTCTGTTCAGTCATTGCTACAGTCTGTGGTTCATCTGCCTACCAGCAGCTGTGCGACTGGCCAAGTCCAAGAGCCGAGCCATGCAGCAGGCTTACAACGTGCTGTTAAGGATGAGGGCTGCAGAGGTGGAGATTCTGGATGAG GTGTGTTACAGAGTGGTTATGCAGCTCTGTGGTGTGTGGGGTCTTCCTGTTATGGCTGTGCGAGTCCTGGTTGAGATGAAAAAAGCTGGAGTACATCCCAACGCCATCACATATGGATACTACAATAAG GCTGTCTTGGAGAGCCCATGGCCAAGCCGAAATCGTAGCGGCCTCTTTATGTGGACCAAGTTGCGTAATGTGCTTCGTGGAGTGACGCAGTTTAAACGCACTCAGAATCGCACATCTTCCAAGAAGGGATCCACGTTAACTTCCACAG ACACATTAGTGGATGGATCAGCAGTCACTGACGTTGACAGTTTGAGCCACGGAAGTGCTGATAGCTCAAATGATGTCAATGGCGAGGAACATAATCTCTTTGCCCCCCGTCATGACATGGGAGATACAGCAGACAGCCACTGTAGTACAG GACGACAGTCGGATCAAGGCTATGGTTCTAAGGATGAGTTGCACCAGGAGCTGGCAGATCCTTCAGGTGTCCTTGTAGCTGAGCAGAGAAACAATGCTAAAGCACAGCACAATG GAGGTGACATTGCTGGGTCAGTGGATAGTGCAGTAGCAGTGGTAGAACCCCTGAGCCCTGTGGATGGACCCTCACCTGTCCCCAGCATTGTTAAACTGTCCACAGGAAGCTTTGATAGTGGCAGGGAAAAAG gAGCAGGGAAGCTTTTCAGGAGACACAGCAAGAATGATAGTATGTCTCTATCTGATGAGGACACCTCCCTGCCATCAGGGGAAGCAGCTAAGCCGTCTCAGCAGCAGCGGCAGAAAGCCTTCTCCGAACGTAGTTGTAGCTTCAGTGCTGAAACCCGTGCTGGAATGCGCTTGGAGAAAGGCGTGGACCACATGGCCAGTCAAATGGGTGCAGATGCTCGTATTCTGGCTGCAGCGCTCTCTGGTAGTCAAAGTCCACCACCTTGCAGTGTTTCCAAATCACTATTTGAAGACTTGGAAGAGGAGCCAGAAGATAAGGGTGTGTCACTTAAGCTGCCAGATGAACGTAAAGAAGATAAAGAGTTGAAAGGGGCTgaggtaaagaaagaaaaacaagagaggAAACATACTGAAACAAATGAGGATGAGTCTGGAATGCGAGGAGCTACCTTGGAGAGGGCAGATGTGGAGGTGGGAGCAGACCCGCTCTCCCTTCTGGTGTCAGAGAGTGAAGAGTCGGCTTCTGTTAACAGTCAGGAACCACCACGCGCCGTGCCTGCTGTGGTATCCCGTAACCTGGCTGAGGAGATTGAAATGTATATGAGTCTGCAAAGCCCCATGGGTCCCAAGTCCTCTAGCATGGAGCTCCAGCAGTCCCAGGGAGACTCCACTGACAGTCCCCAACCCAAACAGCCCCTGGAGCGACGGTCCAGCCTCCCAGTGCCTCCTGTCAAAACTCCAACTAGCTCACCAGTTGACAAACCCAAAAGAAGCCCCAGCACAGTCACTCGATCCAAGACTTTTGCAGCAAAGACAAAGACGGCTGTAAGCACAACAGCAGGCCCAACTTCTAGATCATCCTCTCTGACAGCATTGGTTAAGTCTTCACAGGGAGGGTCACTGGGCTCTGTCATTAACACCATTTCAGGGATCAAAATGGACACCCTGCTGTCAGGACCTAAAATTGACGTGCTTAAATCAGGCATGAAGCAGGCAGCTAATGTGGCCAGCAAAGTGTGGGGCGCTGTTGCATCAGCCTATGTATATTCAGATGATGAG GATGAACAAACTCAGGGTGCCAGTGGCTTCCCGGCTCGTTTGGATGAACACATCCTGTCTGCACACGACTTGGATGACAGCCCTGAGAGAAGGGGCATCCCATGTTTGGGAGCTAATGGTCTAAATCATAGCAGCACCAGCCTGGGCAGCAGCAGTGGCAGCAGTGACACAGGTCGAGGAACCCAACAGACAC ACCCAACTCCAGGGCGTTCAGGCAGGGGTCCTGACTCAGAGCAAAGCTCCTCACATCATGCTTCTTCCTCAAGCATATACCAAAACTGCGCTTTGGAG GTGCTGATGTCTAGTTGCTCCCAGTGTCGCTCATGTGAAGCCCTGGTATATGATGAGGAGATCATGGCAGGCTGGACAGCTGATGACTCCAACCTCAATACAAACTGTCCTTTCTGTCGCACAGCTTTCCTTCCATTAATGCACATTGAGTTTCATGATTTGCGTGCAATGCCTGG GTTTTACATAAATCCCAGTGCCTCAGGAGACAGTATCCACAGCAGCAGTGCTCATCCCACGGCGAGCAGCTCAGCTGACACGAAGGCACAAGATCTCATCAGTTTCGCCGAGGAGGAACCAAAGGAAAATCCAGATAATCGTCCTGGAGCACACAAAAG tctgattccAGAGCCTGTGCAGTCGGACCCTCTGGGTCTCCTAGAGCACCAGGCACCAGGGAAGCAGCAGAAATGCAGTGGAACTTCACTGACGCGCAGCAACAGTGTTGGAGGTCCTCTCCAGAGCCTGGACCACACCCAGAGACCTGGACACGGTGTCTCCACCACTAGCCTGCCCTGCAGTCTGCAAGAGGTGTCG GATGGCATCGGAACTAAACGACCAAATCCCAAGCCTGTGTCTGTTCCGTACCTCAGTCCTTTGGTCTTACGCAAAGAGCTGGAGACCCTGTTGGAGAACGAGGGAGATCAG GTGATCTACACCCACAAATTCCTCAGCCAGCATCCAATTATTTTCTGGAACCTGGTGTGGTATTTCCGCCGCCTGGACCTGCCCACTCACTTACCTGGTCTTATCCTTGCTTCTGAACATTGCAACAATGGAGTACAG CTGCCCCTGACAACACTGTCTCAGGACAGCAAGCAGGTGTTCGTACAGCTCCTGTGGGACAACATCAACCTGCATCAGGAACCTGGAGAGCCTCTCTACCTGCTCTGGAGGGCCTTTT TGGAGAAGAAGGGGACTTTGGCTCCAACAGACCACCAGGAGATCCGTACTCTCCTCAACACTATTGTTCGCAACATCCAGACCAATGACGTCTACGGGCCGATCAACCTGCTTAACAGAGAGATCAAACGGCGTCCAGATGGTGTCAAACGGCAGAG GAGTATTTATAGGGAAATTCTGTTTCTTTCATTGGTGGCTTTGGGACGAGAGAATATTGACATAG AGGCCTTTGACAGGGAATACCTCCAGGCCTACGATGAGCTGAACACAGAGTCTTTGCACCGCATCGATCGCCCGCCCAGCGCCAGTGTCCAGTGGTGCCTTAAATGTTTTGGAGCCCCCGTCATCTGA